The following coding sequences lie in one Manis javanica isolate MJ-LG chromosome X, MJ_LKY, whole genome shotgun sequence genomic window:
- the IGBP1 gene encoding immunoglobulin-binding protein 1 isoform X2: MATAGNELLLARLPELFETSTQLLDEVEVATEPSGSRIIQDKVFKGLDLLSKAAEMLSQLDLFSQNEDLEEIPSTDLKYLMVPAIQGALAMKQVNPSKRLDNLQCAREHFLNFLTQCQNYHVAEFKLPKTKNNSAESNTASSSVAYPSLVAMASQRQAKIERYKQKKEVEHRLSVLKSAVESGQADDEHVREYYLLHLRRWIGISFEEIESIDQEIKILKEKDSSKEASTSDSSRQDRPLMKPFILTRNIDQAKVFGAGYPSLASMTVNDWYDQHQKYGTLPRQGIAKATPVEQHL, translated from the exons ATGGCAACGGCGGGGAACGAGTTGCTGCTAGCGCGGCTCCCCGAGCTGTTCGAAACCAGCACCCAGCTTCTGGACGAAGTGGAAGTAGCGACTGAACCCAGCGGTTCCCGGATCATCCAAGATAAAGTGTTCAAGGGGCTGGATCTCCTTAGCAAGGCTGCCGAAATGTTATCGCAGCTCGACTTGTTCAG CCAAAACGAAGATTTGGAAGAGATTCCTTCCACCGACCTGAAGTACCTGATGGTGCCAGCAATTCAAGGAGCGCTCGCCATGAAACAAGTCAACCCCAGCAAGCGTCTAGATAATTTGCAGTGCGCTCGAgaacactttttaaatttcttaactcAGTGCCAAAACTATCACGTGGCAGAGTTTAAGCTGCCCAAAACCAAGAACAACTCAGCTGAAAGTAACACTGCTAGTTCCTCGGTGGCCTATCCTAGCCTTGTTGCCATGGCATCTCAAAGACAGGCTAAAATAGAGAG ATACAAGCAGAAGAAGGAGGTGGAGCATAGGTTATCTGTGCTGAAATCTGCTGTGGAAAGTGGTCAAGCAGATGATGAGCATGTTCGTGAATATTACCTCCTTCACCTCCGAAGGTGGATTGGTATCAGCTTTGAAGAGATTGAGAGCATTGACCAGGAGATAAAGATCCTGAAAGAAAAAGACTCTTCAAAAGAG GCATCAACTTCTGACTCATCTCGTCAGGACAGGCCTCTGATGAAACCCTTCATTCTCACTCGGAACATCGACCAAGCCAA AGTATTTGGAGCTGGTTACCCAAGCCTGGCATCTATGACAGTGAATGACTGGTATGATCAGCATCAGAAATATGGAACATTACCACGTCAGGGAATAGCCAAGGCAACACCAG